In the genome of Cryptococcus deuterogattii R265 chromosome 6, complete sequence, one region contains:
- a CDS encoding ubiquitin-protein ligase (genome sequence mistake), translating to MPLNLFSRSANNPSRNEQHDPHRGLSDLLNSSHLQHGARWSNNVKASILRQLWQTVWQDPHWIQYFVPEGTQVPVYDNIWEWLVDTPDGPSTPWTLSAKQAQIEEQRKSEGKQPIWIPRQGQICGKVMQRHDRTYTCKTCAISPSVSLCVDCFRASDHEGHEILFGQSYSFSASCDCGDSTAWRDDSHLGCTHHPRLPPGSPPPSSPDKSDIPDSLIMSLQKTIAMCIEFIIHTIEHSHLPSEYGLLPKTETEMRSSDGPTGEPKERRGAGPWAVVLWQDDRHVLKELARQIRDGVGVKWEVAEQWVREAIAVGRKIILVSPNPVIAFHAANMLQQIDAPVTLRPAADVFREEIAATLMDWLYDIQGSLIGGDDRLPKRLIVNALFEKRMLPPGGHGTPLANDLSDLAHGKMLGTTQVVKRMDWLLQLDSRLWKKAKWQLRQIYCSVFLSDVEARKAFASSFAFNYPRLAEHFLFQDREFDANIIFSSAYLVFTNGPATAHASAHANLLTNVVQVAHAWYTGQVVASEGCDRLVIPPVAFDPNDSTSQGRLDLDAHAFSGKKGLAILGHLRSMFRHEEMKKLIIKQNQLFGRVLGFINMFVGIQPQRRERGEHIEYEVEWLKSFTVLGDLARICRDLGEVFSVASADSLLQNMSLVANRIFCDMFLISNTLDKDRYTPLTEYTINDILVLGTSVTVIKQDVTTIEAFSFHHYLNLLFAGMIKCMRTVIPWEDGKVNGMDFKRIVEKFVLGGNDEQAMERMKLMLIEWPLQKHVVFAQLRANMWKKNGSALRLQHHHYCDVSIRESTIDQEFFLLQFGLCILDPVTFIVALIDRFGLTKMFQGNVEKALLCYGEDPDPKQIINLMEDLLLLIIHLVSYPAVINGWDRKTITRKLIIHLLAVQPLTYSELFKKLPERSQEISCAPILAEVANFREPTETTSGQYSLKDDVYDEVDVHWRYYTRNDQRSVMDKLIARAKKNRPSNEEPLIRPRSLELPSTDNPFSKVGDFLHTHVVADLVHWALAHCMHIATPDKWAEIVQQAYPQEYSDTPLIPSWDFVLDYALHLAMIALGVAPQEFAQQSVFLKGMEGSNSTFQNLWVMQSDPAFKIFKPRVDYILDTIVANLPSHYTADYRAHKESENMLALSSPAKPDPKAAAAARQKAIMAEFAKQQQDFVAMMEDMDDEDEDVQADEQKEEEESYGNCIVCQEEVTAKTLVGC from the exons ATGcccctcaacctcttctcacGCTCGGCAAATAACCCATCTCGTAACGAACAGCACGACCCTCACCGAGGACTTTCTGACCTACTTAACAGCTCCCATCTGCAGCACGGCGCACGCTGGTCAAACAACGTAAAGGCCTCCATATTACGCCAGCTATGGCAGACAGTATGGCAAGATCCGCATTGGATACAATACTTTGTCCCAGAAGGTACACAAGTCCCAGTGTACGATAATATATGGGAGTGGTTGGTTGACACTCCTGATGGACCATCTACGCCATGGACATTGAGCGCTAAGCAAGCTCAAATAGAAGAACAGAGAAAATCGGAGGGAAAGCAGCCTATCTGGATTCCCAGGCAAGGCCAAATATGTGGTAAAGTCATGCAACGGCACGACCGGACCTATACCTGCAA GACGTGTGCGATATCGCCATCAGTGTCGCTCTGTGTTGACTGCTTCCGAGCATCTGACCATGAGGGCCATGAAATTCTGTTCGGCCAATCGTACTCGTTTTCGGCTTCTTGTGATTGTGGCGACTCTACTGCATGGAGGGACGACTCGCATCTTGGTTGCACACACCACCCTCGCCTCCCTCCCGGATCTCCTCCGCCATCGTCCCCAGATAAATCTGACATCCCAGACTCTTTGATCATGTCTCTGCAGAAAACGATTGCCATGTGTATTGAATTCATCATTCACACCATCGAGCACTCCCACCTTCCAAGTGAATACGGGCTTTTGCCCAAGACAGAGACGGAAATGCGTTCTTCAGATGGACCGACAGGAGAGccaaaagaaagaagaggagcggGACCTTGGGCTGTGGTATTGTGGCAAGACGATAGGCATGTGTTAAAGGAGCTGGCCAGGCAAATTAGGGATGGCGTTGGCGTCAAGTGGGAAGTGGCTGAGCAATGGGTAAGAGAGGCCATCGCCGTC GGTCGCAAAATCATACTGGTTTCGCCTAATCCAGTGATTGCTTTTCACGCGGCCAATATGCTGCAGCAGATTGATGCACCTGTGACGTTGCGGCCTGCCGCAGACGTCTTTCGGGAAGAGATCGCGGCTACCCTCATGGACTGGCTCTATGACATTCAAGGCTCTCTGATCGGAGGTGACGATCGGCTTCCAAAACGGCTCATTGTTAACGCCCTCTTCGAGAAGCGAATGCTTCCTCCAGGAGGGCATGGGACGCCACTAGCGAATGATCTTAGCGATCTGGCGCATGGAAAGATGCTTGGTACGACTCAAGtagtgaagaggatggacTGGTTATTACAGTTGGATTCAAGGTTATGGAAAAAAGCCAAGTGGCAGCTGCGGCAGATATACTGTTCGGTGTTTTTGAGCGATGTTGAAGCCCGGAAGGCTTTTG CGTCGTCATTTGCTTTCAATTACCCTCGACTGGCCGAgcattttctcttccaagaTCGCGAATTTGACGCCAATATCATATTTTCTTCTGCCTACCTTGTATTCACGAATGGCCCCGCTACCGCCCATGCTTCTGCTCATGCCAACCTCCTTACCAACGTCGTGCAAGTTGCCCACGCTTGGTATACCGGTCAGGTTGTGGCAAGCGAAGGTTGCGATCGTCTGGTTATCCCACCAGTGGCTTTTGATCCAAATGATTCGACTTCTCAAGGACGCTTAGATCTCGATGCACATGCGTTTtcggggaagaagggtttaGCCATATTGGGCCATCTGAGAAGCATGTTCAGAcatgaggagatgaagaagcttaTAATCAAGCAAAATCAGCTGTTTGGTAGGGTATTGGGATTTATCAACATGTTTGTTGGTATTCAGCCGCAACgcagagaaagaggagaacaTATTGAGTACGAAGTGGAGTGGCTCAAATCGTTCACTGTCCTTGGTGACCTCGCGCGAATCTGCCGGGATTTGGGAGAGGTTTTCTCAGTAGCAAGTGCAGATTCTCTTCTGCAAAATATGTCTCTTGTCGCCAATCGCATTTTTTGCGACATGTTCCTCATATCCAACACGCTCGATAAGGATCGATATACTCCTCTCACGGAGTATACAATCAATGATATTTTGGTACTTGGAACAAGTGTTACTGTCATCAAGCAAGATGTAACGACTATTGAGGCATTCAGCTTCCACCACTACCTCAACCTGTTGTTTGCAGGGATGATAAAATGCATGAGAACTGTAATTCCTTGGGAAGACGGGAAAGTCAACGGGATGGATTTCAAGCGGATAGTGGAAAAGTTTGTCCTGGGCGGCAACGATGAACAAGCtatggagaggatgaagctgatgcTCATTGAGTGGCCTTTACAAA AGCATGTGGTTTTTGCTCAATTACGCGCCAACATGTGGAAAAAAAACGGCTCTGCCCTCCGACTACAACATCACCATTACTGCGACGTTTCTATCCGCGAGTCTACCATCGACCAAGagtttttccttctccaatttGGGCTCTGTATCCTTGACCCAGTCACATTCATAGTTGCTCTGATTGATCGTTTCGGCCTTACGAAAATGTTCCAAGGGAATGTCGAGAAAGCGCTCCTCTGTTATGGCGAAGATCCAGATCCAAAACAAATAATCAACCTTATGGAGGATTTACTGCTTTTGATCATTCATCTTGTGTCTTATCCGGCCGTCATCAACGGATGGGATAGAAAAACCATAACGAGGAAACTGatcattcatctcttgGCAGTACAGCCCTTGACTTACTCGGAACTATTCAAGAAGCTCCCTGAACGGTCGCAAGAGATCAGTTGTGCTCCTATTCTAGCTGAAGTCGCCAACTTCCGCGAGCCTACCGAGACTACATCTGGGCAGTACAGCTTGAAAGATGATGTCTACGACGAAGTGGATGTACACTGGAGGTATTACACAAGGAATGACCAGCGATCAGTCATGGACAAGCTCATTGCACGGGCGAAGAAAAACAGACCTTCAAATGAAGAACCCTTAATCCGTCCCCGGTCGCTGGAACTCCCGTCAACTGACAACCCTTTCTCAAAAGTTGGTGATTTCCTGCATACTCATGTGGTGGCAGATCTTGTGCACTGGGCTCTTGCACATTGTATGCACATTGCCACGCCAGACAAATGGGCTGAAATAGTCCAACAAGCCTACCCACAAGAATATAGTGATACTCCTCTCATTCCGTCATGGGATTTTGTCCTAGATTACGCCCTCCATCTCGCCATGATTGCTCTCGGAGTTGCACCTCAAGAATTTGCACAACAATCCGTCTTCTTGAAAGGCATGGAAGGCTCAAATAGCACGTTCCAGAATTTGTGGGTCATGCAATCCGACCCGGCCTTCAAAATCTTCAAGCCTCGCGTGGACTACATACTTGATACCATTGTCGCCAACTTGCCTTCCCATTACACCGCTGATTACCGAGCACACAAGGAAAGCGAAAACATGCTGGCTCTTTCCAGTCCCGCCAAGCCCGATCCTAAGGCCGCAGCCGCGGCAAGGCAAAAAGCCATCATGGCCGAGTTCGCGAAGCAACAGCAGGATTTCGTGGCAATGAtggaggatatggatgacgaggatgaggatgttcAGGCGGATGAgcaaaaggaggaagaagagtcatACGGGAACTGTATCGTCTGCCAAGAAGAGGTTACAGCTAAAACCCTGGTGGGTTGCTGA
- a CDS encoding transporter particle component, giving the protein MSRPSSTSTHIAIAPTVPPVLHILANPPPTLIDAQLPGYLLPPTYDLLRESSAHVVRKKKKEEDELRSEGLLPPLDEKDAKDESRLIEEELSKRIERIGLMVGGFIAEKLTLARPPISAHLDIIKFICKDLFLYVYSKQIDNLRTNHRGVYVLQSNAFPPLVPLSSYKGSAADMNAANTHLIFPQALIQGALHRLGMNAVVSAESSSLPQCTFQIRTLKSSNVPSTPMGGTPNPQPTTQRQAPVPISAGGHGQAAPGSPVMNVTGNSTTGLGINQ; this is encoded by the exons ATGTCCCGaccctcttcaacctccactCATATTGCAATTGCACCCACTGTCCCGCCAGTCCTTCATATCCTCGCAAACCCTCCTCCAACCCTCATAGACGCGCAATTACCCGGCTACCTCTTACCTCCTACATACGACTTACTACGCGAATCCTCCGCTCATGTAgtcagaaagaagaagaaggaagaggacgagctGAGAAGTGAGGGTCTATTACCGCCGCtggatgagaaagatgcCAAAGACGAGAGCAGGTTaatcgaagaagaactaTCGAAAAGAATTGAGAGAATTGGTCTGATGGTCGGTGGATTCATTGCCGAAAA GTTGACATTAGCAAGGCCACCTATATCTGCTCATTTGGATATAATCAAGTTCATCTGCAAagacctcttcctctatGTGTACTCTAAGCAAATCGACAACCTTCGCACAAATCATCGAGGCGTCTACGTCTTGCAATCAAATGCGTTCCCTCCACTTGTACCTTTATCATCATACAAAGGTAGTGCAGCAGATATGAATGCTGCCAACACA catctcatctttcctcAGGCCCTCATACAGGGTGCTCTTCACAGGTTAGGCATGAACGCTGTCGTATCCGCCGaatcatcctccctcccaCAATGTACTTTCCAAATCCGCACACTAAAATCTTCCAACGTCCCCAGCACGCCGATGGGTGGGACACCCAACCCACAACCAACAACGCAGAGGCAGGCGCCCGTACCGATTTCAGCTGGTGGACATGGTCAGGCGGCGCCTGGCAGCCCAGTAATGAATGTTACGGGGAACTCTACTACTGGATTGGGAATCAATCAATAG
- a CDS encoding signal recognition particle protein SRP54: MVLADLGTRLHGAWNQLSKASVIDDKVIDSVLKELCAALLESDVNVKLVASLRTKVKAKVKKSLEESEKAGGREANKKNVVQKAVFDELVALVDPGTEPYKPVKGKTNVLMAVGIQGAGKTTTCTKLAVHYQRRGFRTCLVCADTFRAGAFDQLKQNATKAKIPFYGSYTETDPVAIASLGVEKFRKERFDVIIVDTSGRHKQESELFEEMVAIGAAVKPDMTLMVLDASIGQAAEGQSRAFKDSADFGAIIVTKLDGHAKGGGAISAVAATKTPIIFLGTGEHLNDLERFAPQPFISKLLGMGDMQGLVEHMQDMARANPDRQKDLAKKLEQGKFTIRDWREQLSNIMNMGSISKIASMIPGLPAGIMDGNEEEASAKLKRLIFITDAMRADELDSDGSIFVSYDKEGNPVGLNKRAKRVAKGSGTSLRELEDLLVQARMMAGMAKQAGGQNGWMSAMQKMQAAAGGKPLGPNGQPSPAQIEAMRKAMPPELVRKLRAAGPQGAQKMMQDMMGGMGGMPGMGGAGGPGGMDLGNMMRMLGGGGGGGGMPNMSQMQEMMKGMGMGGGGGMGGMPDMSQLMKMMGGSG, encoded by the exons ATGGTGTTAGCGGATCTAGGAACACGGCTTCACGGCGCTTGGAACCAACTTTCAAAAGCCTCAGTGATCGACGACAAG GTCATTGACAGTGTCCTCAAAGAACTATGCGCAGCCTTGTTGGAATCGGATGTCAACGTCAAACTCGTAGCCTCACTTCGAACCAAGGTAAAAGCAAAG GTCAAGAAGAGCCtggaagaaagtgaaaaggcgggaggaagggaagcgaacaagaagaacgtTGTGCAGAAGGCTGTTTTCGACGAGCTCGTCGCTTTGGTGGACCCGGGAACGGAGCCTTACAAGCCagtgaaggggaagaccAATGTCTTGATGGCGGTTGGTATCCAA GGTGCCGGTAAAACTACAACTTGTACGAAACTTGCCGTCCATTACCAACGACGAGGATTCCGCACTTGTCTTGTCTGTGCCGATACTTTCCGTGCTGGTGCCTTTGATCAGTTAAAACA AAATGCAACCAAAGCCAAGATCCCCTTCTATGGTAGTTATACCGAAACAGATCCTGTGGCAATTGCTTCTTTGGGCGTGGAGAAGTTCCGGAAAGAGAGGTTCGATGTGATTATCGTCGACACTTCTGGTCGTCACAAGCAAGAGTCCGAGCTgtttgaggagatggtggcCATTGGTGCTGCCGTCAAACCA GATATGACATTAATGGTCCTTGATGCGTCCATAGGTCAAGCTGCCGAAGGTCAATCCCGTGCTTTTAAGGATTCTGCCGACTTTGGAGCTATCATCGTGACCAAGCTGGATGGACATGCCAAGGGTGGTGGTGCCATTTCTGCCGTGGCGGCCACCAAAACACCTATCATTTTCCTTGGTACTGGTGAACACCTCAACGACCTTGAGCGATTCGCGCCTCAGCCTTTTATCTCCAAGCTTTTGGGCATGGGTGATATGCAAGGACTTGTAGAACATAT GCAAGATATGGCTCGAGCAAACCCCGATAGACAAAAAGACCtcgccaagaagctcgagcAAGGCAAGTTCACCATCCGTGACTGGCGAGAACAGTTGTCAAATATCATGAACAT GGGCTCTATCTCCAAGATCGCCTCCATGATCCCAGGTCTGCCAGCAGGTATAATGGACGGtaatgaggaagaggcttcCGCCAAGCTCAAGCGTCTGATTTTTATTACCGACGCCATGCGTGCCGACGAATTGGATTCTGATGGTAGCATCTTTGTGTCTTATGATAAGGAAGGGAACCCTGTCGGCCTCAACAAACGGGCAAAGAGAGTGGCAAAAGGAAGTGGTACAAGTCTGAGggagttggaggatttGCTGGTGCAGGCGAGAATGATGGCTGGAATGGCCAAGCAAGCTGGTGGTCAGAATGGATG GATGTCAGCGATGCAGAAAATGCAAGCTGCAGCCGGTGGGAAACCTCTTGGACCCAATGGTCAACCTTCCCCTGCGCAAATTGAGGCTATGCGAAAGGCCATGCCTCCAGAGCTTGTCCGCAAGTTACGTGCCGCTGGTCCCCAGGGTGctcagaagatgatgcaAGATATGATGGGTGGCATGGGCGGAATGCCTGGTATGGGAGGTGCTGGCGGACCTGGCGGTATGGATTTGGGCAatatgatgaggatgttgggaggtggtggtggcggtggtgggaTGCCCAACATGAGTCAGATGCAAGAAATGATGAAGGGCATGGGTATGGGAGGTGGCGGCGGTATGGGCGGTATGCCAG ATATGAGCCaattgatgaagatgatgggcGGCAGCGGTTAA
- a CDS encoding serine/threonine-protein phosphatase PP2A catalytic subunit, whose product MSANDDVDAWIAQLMQCKPLSEPEVKKLCDKAREVLMEESNVQPVRCPVTVCGDIHGQFHDLSELFRIGGNSPDTNYLFMGDYVDRGYYSVETVTLLVALKLRYRDRVTILRGNHESRQITQVYGFYDECLRKYGNANVWKFFTDLFDYLPLTALIDNQIFCLHGGLSPSIDTLDHIRSIDRIQEVPHEGPMCDLLWSDPDDRCGWGISPRGAGYTFGQDISEAFNHNNGLTLVARAHQLVMEGFAWSQERNVVTIFSAPNYCYRCGNQAAILEVDDALKYTFLQFDPAPRAGEPLVTRRPPDYFL is encoded by the exons ATGTCGGCCAACGACGACGTCGATGCCTGGATTGCCCAGTTGATGCAATGCAAGCCTCTAAGCGAGCCTGAAGTGAAGAAGCTATGTGATAAG GCGCGAGAAGTTCTGATGGAAGAATCCAACGTTCAACCCGTGAGGTGCCCCGTCACGGTCTGTGGTGACATTCATGGTCAATTC CACGACCTTTCAGAACTCTTCCGTATCGGCGGCAACTCTCCTGACACAAACTATCTTTTCATGGGAGATTATGTCGACCGAGGATACTACTCTGTGGAGACCGTCACGCTTCTGGTTGCGCTCAAATTGCGGTACCGAGATCGTGTGACTATTTTGCGAGGAAACCATGAGTCTCGTCAGATCACCCAGGTTTATGGTTTCTACGACGAGTGTTTAAGAAAATACGGCAATGCCAATGTCTGGAAATTCTTCACCGACTTGTTTGACTACCTTCCTCTGACTGCATTGATTGACAACCAA ATCTTCTGTCTTCACGGTGGTCTGTCGCCGTCAATCGACACCCTTGACCACATTCGATCTATTGACCGTATTCAGGAGGTCCCCCACGAGGGCCCCATGTGTGATCTTCTTTGGTCAGACCCTGACGACAGATGCGGTTGGGGTATCAGTCCTCGAGGGGCTGGTTACACTTTTGGTCAAGATATCTCTGAGGCTTTCA ACCATAACAACGGGCTTACATTGGTCGCGCGAGCACATCAATTGGTCATGGAAGGTTTCGCCTGGTCACAAGAACGAAATGTCGTCACCATATTCTCTGCCCCCAACTATTGTTACCGATGCGGCAATCAGGCTGCTATCCTTGAAGTGGATGACGCGCTCAAATACACCTT CCTTCAATTTGATCCTGCACCTCGGGC